From the genome of Methanobrevibacter smithii ATCC 35061, one region includes:
- a CDS encoding RpnC/YadD family protein, whose translation MSNHEEDKLFKYATKEDGFSFINLIEEINWDIRKYDFKSENLTFNPTELIELDPAVYKSDMIMELNNIIVITEFQSTVVKKFDEKRYRLYTAIVDYAKQNNKPILLIVFSTAEKTKIKQYKLNKDCVFTIPIISLKDFDGDEIINNIENKIKNNTKITRRELIYLSLAPFMSSRKTLDEQIEKTVQTLDKIRNSAKSAKNFAFGIEFLIVDKFIKETSRRKRLRNILRDNMRLMEEYGQERYDEGYEKGIKKGYAEGANNEKWKIARSLLARFHKPQSYCWTSMIQEQHSQALYQLVMKC comes from the coding sequence ATGTCGAATCATGAAGAAGACAAATTATTTAAGTATGCTACAAAAGAAGATGGATTCAGTTTTATAAATTTGATTGAAGAAATAAACTGGGATATAAGAAAATATGACTTTAAATCTGAAAATTTAACATTCAATCCAACAGAATTAATAGAACTTGATCCTGCAGTTTACAAATCAGATATGATAATGGAACTGAACAATATAATAGTAATAACTGAATTTCAATCAACAGTAGTAAAAAAATTCGATGAAAAAAGATACAGATTATATACAGCAATTGTTGATTATGCAAAGCAAAACAACAAGCCAATACTTTTAATAGTATTCAGCACAGCTGAAAAAACAAAAATTAAACAATATAAATTGAATAAAGACTGTGTATTTACAATTCCGATAATATCTTTAAAAGATTTTGACGGTGATGAAATTATAAATAATATTGAAAATAAAATAAAAAACAATACAAAAATAACCCGGCGGGAATTAATATATCTGTCACTGGCTCCGTTTATGAGTTCAAGAAAAACCCTTGATGAACAAATAGAAAAAACCGTGCAAACACTAGATAAAATACGAAATTCTGCAAAGAGTGCTAAGAATTTTGCTTTTGGAATTGAATTTCTAATTGTAGATAAATTCATAAAAGAAACATCAAGAAGAAAAAGATTAAGAAATATACTGAGGGATAATATGAGATTAATGGAAGAATACGGACAGGAAAGATACGATGAAGGATATGAAAAAGGAATTAAAAAGGGGTATGCTGAAGGAGCCAATAATGAAAAATGGAAAATAGCAAGGTCCTTATTGGCCAGATTTCACAAACCACAAAGCTATTGCTGGACGTCTATGATACAGGAACAACATTCACAAGCACTTTATCAACTGGTAATGAAGTGTTAA
- a CDS encoding tetratricopeptide repeat protein, whose product MNSYLNIRINGKNLEKKEDIENAILKFDEDLKENPDDEATIVGKSVLLYKIGKLNESLECLNQIKNIRNASIIELKAVILMGMSNYKWALDLLNEVLKLDCGNVSALYYKTECLFKLKRFKEVVDTADVALKIDKNHQSILINKFCSLVELNNTKEALKVKEKLLRLGLNCNI is encoded by the coding sequence ATGAACTCTTATCTGAATATTAGAATTAATGGTAAAAATTTGGAAAAGAAAGAAGATATTGAAAATGCAATTTTGAAATTTGATGAAGATCTGAAGGAAAATCCTGATGATGAAGCTACAATTGTAGGAAAATCCGTATTATTATACAAGATAGGCAAACTGAATGAATCCCTTGAGTGCTTAAATCAAATCAAAAACATTAGAAATGCTTCCATTATAGAGCTGAAAGCCGTTATTTTAATGGGAATGTCAAACTATAAGTGGGCTCTTGATTTGTTAAATGAAGTTTTAAAGTTAGACTGCGGAAATGTCAGTGCCCTTTACTATAAAACAGAATGCCTTTTTAAGTTAAAACGATTTAAGGAAGTTGTAGATACTGCAGATGTGGCTTTGAAAATTGATAAAAACCACCAGTCCATTTTAATAAATAAATTCTGTTCATTGGTAGAACTTAACAACACAAAAGAAGCTTTGAAAGTTAAAGAAAAGCTTTTAAGATTAGGTTTGAATTGCAATATCTGA